TCCCCTTTGCTTTCGGGGGGCATTCCGATTTCCCTAGTATCATCATTATTTGCCACGCGAATCCAGATTGAGATTGAGGCAATTAAGTTAATTAAATTTTCGAATCACTGACTCAGGCCCATTGTCGAATCCTACTCAGCAATTGTCGAATCCTACTCAGCCGAAAAGGGGGTACTTATGTATGGCGGAACGGGCCAATCTGGTCTTTCATAATAAAGAGATAGACGGAACTGGTATGAAACGACTTATTAGCAGattaatagatcattttggaatGGGATATACATCCCATATACTGGATCAACTAAAGACTCTGGGCTTCTATCAAGCCACTACTACATCGATTTCGTTAGGAATCGAGGATCTTTTAACAATACCCTCTAAGGGATGGTTAGTCCAAGACGCGGAACAACAGAGTTTTCTTTTGGAGAAACACTATTATTATGGGGCTGTACACGCGGTAGAAAAATTACGCCAATCTGTTGAGATATGGTATGCGACAAGTGAATATTTGAAACAAGAAATGAATTCAAATTTTCGGATAACGGATCCTTCTAATCCAGTCTATCTAATGTCTTTTTCAGGAGCCAGAGGAAATGCATCTCAAGTACACCAATTAGTAGGTATGAGAGGATTAATGTCGGACCCTCAAGGACAAATGATTGATTTACCTATTCAAAGCAATTTACGCGAGGGACTTTCTTTGACAGAATATATAATTTCCTGCTATGGAGCCCGCAAAGGGGTTGTAGATACTGCTGTACGAACAGCAGATGCTGGATATCTTACACGTAGACTTGTTGAAGTAGTTCAACATATTATTGTGCGTAGAAGAGATTGTGGTACTATCCGAGGTATTTCTGTAAGTCCTCAAAATGGGATGACGGAAAAACTTTTTGTCCAAACACTAATTGGTCGTGTATTAGCAGACGATATATATATCGGTTCACGATGCATTGCCGCGCGAAATCAAGATATTGGAATTGGATTAGTCAATCGATTCATAACTGCCTTTCGAGCACAACCATTTCGAGCACAACCAATATATATTAGAACCCCCTTTACTTGCCGAAGCACTTCTTGGATCTGTCAATTATGCTATGGCCGGAGTCCTACTCATAGTGATCTGGTGGAATTGGGAGAAGCCGTAGGTATTATTGCGGGTCAATCAATTGGGGAGCCAGGGACTCAACTAACATTAAGAACTTTTCATACTGGCGGAGTATTCACAGGGGGTACTGCCGACCTTGTACGATCCCCTTCGAATGGAAAAATCCAATTCAATGAGAATTTGGTTCACCCCACACGTACCCGTCATGGACAGCCTGCTTTTCTATGTTATATAGACTTGCATGTAACTATTCAGAGTCAAGATATTCTATATAGTGTGAATATTCCCTCAAAAAGCTTGATTCTAGTGCAAAATGATCAATATGTAAAATCTGAACAAGTAATTGCGGAGATTCGTGCCGGAACGTCCACTTTACATTTTAAAGAAAGGGTACAAAAGCATATTTATTCTGAATCAGACGGCGAAATGCACTGGAGTACTGATGTTTACCATGCGCCCGAATATCAATATGGTAATCTTCGTCGATTACCAAAAACAAGCCATTTATGGATATTATCCGTAAGTATGTGCAGATCCAGTATAGCGTCTTTTTCACTCCACAAGGATCAAGATCAAATGAATACTTATGGTAAAAAAGATAGGGAAATTCTTGATTATTCAACGTCGGATCGAATCATGTCCAATGGCCATTGGAATTTGATCTATCCTTCTATTTTTCAAGATAATTCAGATTTGTTGGCGAAAAAGCGAAGAAATAGGTTCGTCATTCCATTACAATATCATCAAGAACAAGAGAAAGAACTAATATCCTGTTTTGGGATTTCGATTGAAATCCCCTTTATGGGTGTTTTACGTAGAAATACTATTTTTGCTTATTTTGACGATCCCCGATACAGAAAAGATAAAAAGGGTTCAGGAATTGTTAAATTTAGATATAGGACCCTAGAAGAAGAATATAGGACTCGAGCGGAAGACTCAGAAGAGGAATATGAGACCCTAGAACACGAATACAGGACCCGAGAGGACGAATATGAAACCCTAGAAGAATCTAAATATGGAATCCTAGAAGACGAATACGAATATGAAACCCTAGAAAACGAATATGGGAGCCCAGAAAACAAATATGGGAACCCAGAGAACGAATATAGGACTTTAGAGAAAGACTCAGAAGAGGAATATGGGAACCCAGAGAGCAAATATAGGACCCAAGAGGACGAATATGGAACtttagaagaagactcagaagacGAATATGGCAGCCCCGGGGAAAGCGGCGAGGAAAAATATGGTACTTTAGAGGAAGActcagaagaagactcagaggacGAATACGAGAGCCCAGAGGAAGATTCCATCTTAAAAAAAGAGGGTTTGATTGAGCATCGAGGAACAAAAGAATTTagtctaaaataccaaaaagaagtaGATCGGTTTTTTTTCATTCTTCAAGAACTTCATATCTTGCCGAGATCTTCATCCCTAAAGATACTTGACAATAGTATTATTGGAGTGGATACACAACTCACAAAAAATACAAGAAGTGGACTAGGCGGACTGGTCCGAGTGAAGAGAAAAAAAAGCCATACGGAACTCAAAATATTTTCCGGAGATATTCATTTTCCTGAAGAGGCAGATAAGATATTAGGTGGGTGTTTGATACCGCCAGAAAGACAAAAAAAAGATTCTAAGgaatcaaaaaaaaagaaaaattgggTCTATGTTCAACGGAAAAAAATTCTCAAGAGCAAGGAAAAGTATTTTGTTTCCGTTCGCCCTACAGTGGCATATGAAATGGACGAAGGAAGAAATTTAGCAACACTTTTCCCGCAGGATCTCTTGCAAGAAGAAAATAATCTCCAAATTCGACTTGTCAATTTTATTTATCATGAAAATAGCAAGTTAACTCAAAGAATTTATCACACAAATAGTCAATTTGTTAGAACTTGCTTAGTAGTGAATTgggaacaagaagaaaaagaaaaggctgGTGCTTCCCTTGTTGAGGTAAGAGCAAATGATCTTATTCGCGATTTCCTAAGAATTGAGTTAGTCAAGTCCACTATTTCGTATACACGAAAAAGGTATGATAGGACAAGTGGAGGACCGACTCCCCATAATAGGTTAGATCGCGCCAATAGCAATTCTTTTTATTCCAAGGCGAAGATTGAATCACTTAGCCAACATCAAGAAGCTATTGGCACTTTGTTGAATCGAAATAAAGAATACCAATCTTTGATGATTTTGTCGGCATCCAACTGTTCTCGAATTGGTTTATTCAAGAATTCAAAACATCCCAATGCGATAAAAGAATGGAATCCTAGAATTCCTATTCTAGAAATTTTTGGGCCCTTAGGGGCTATTGTAGCTAGTATATCGCATTTTTCTTCATCTTACTATTTACTAACGCATAATAAAATCCTGCTAAAAAAATATTTGTTCGTTGACAATTTGAAACAAACCTTCCAAGTACTTCAAGAACTTAAATACTctttaatagatgaaaataaaagGATTTCCAATTTCGATAGTAACATAATGTTGGATCCATTCCTTTTGAATTGTCACTTTGTCCATCATGATTCTTGGGAAGAGACATTGGCAATAATTCACCTTGGACAATTTATTTGTGAAAATGTATGTCTATTTAAATCGCACATAAAAAAATCTGGTCAAATTTTCAGTGTAAATATGGATTCCTTTGTTATAAGAGCAGCTAAACCTTATTTGGCCACTACAGGAGCAACTGTTAATGGTCATTATGGAGAAATCCTTTACAAGGGAGATAGGTTAGTTacgtttatatatgaaaaatcgaGATCTAGTGACATAACGCAAGGTCTTCCAAAAGTGGAACAAATCTTTGAAGCGCGTTCAATTGATTCATTATCCCCCAATCTCGAAAGGAGAATTGAGGATTGGAATGAGCGTATACCAAGAATTCTTGGGGTCCCTTGGGGATTCTTGATTGGAGCTGAGCTAACCATAGCCCAAAGTCGTATTTCTTTGGTTAATAAAatccaaaaggtttatcgatcccaAGGGGTACAGATCCATAATAGACATATAGAGATTATTATACGCCAAGTAACATCAAAAGTGCGGGTTTCCGAAGATGGAATGTCTAATGTTTTTTCGCCTGGGGAATTAATCGGACTATTGCGAGCGGAACGAGCAGGGCGAGCTTTGGATGAATCGATCTATTATCGGGCAATCTTATTGGGAATAACAAGGGCTTCCCTGAATACCCAAAGTTTCATATCTGAAGCAAGTTTTCAAGAAACTGCTCGAGTTTTAGCAAAAGCTGCCCTACGAGGTCGCATTGATTGGTTGAAAGGCTTGAAAGAAAACGTAGTTCTGGGGGGGATTATACCTGTTGGTACCGGATTCCAAAAATTTGTGCATCGTTCCCCACAAGACAAGAACCTTTATttcgaaataaaaaaaaaaaatctattcGCGTCGGAAATGAGAGATTTTTTGTTTCTCCATACAGAATTAGTTTCTTCAGATTCTGACGTAACAAACAATTTTTATGAGACATAAAAACCCCCATTTAACATTTAACCCTAAGgatacataaaacatattttttacTTTACTAGACTTTTGAACTTAGAACACTAACAGGTTAAATTTtagatttttaagatttttatttTAATAAGTAAAACAAGTCAGTTAATTCATTAAATTAAGGTTTTGTTTATACCATGTATCAATGTATCAATGGCCAACTCTTAGTACAAGGTTCTCTCAGaacaattattattttatttatttcaagCTATTTCGGATCTTTCTTAATcttcaaaaagaaataaattccgtAATGGAATGTTAGGatgaaaaaaaaaggaagtgtgGAAAAAATGACAAGAAGATATTGGAACATTAATTTGAAAGAGATGATAGAAGCAGGAGTTCATTTTGGTCATGGTATTAAGAAATGGAATCCTAAAATGGCCCCTTACATTTCGGCAAAGCGTAAAGGTACTCATATTATAAATCTCGCTAGAACGGCCCGTTTTTTATCAGAAGCTTGTGATTTAGTTTTTGATGCAGCAAGTCAGGGAAAAAGTTTCTTAATTGTTGGTACCAAAAAAAGAGCAACAGATTTAGTAGCATCAGCTGCAATAAGGGCTCGTTGTCATTATGTTAATAAAAAGTGGTTCAGTGGTATGTTAACGAATTGGTCGATTACGAAAACTAGACTTTCTCAATTTAGAGACTTAAGAGCGGAAGAAAAAATGGGAAAATTCCACCATCTCCCAAAAAGAGATGTGGCAATCTTGAAGAGAAAATTATCTACCTTACAAAGGTATCTCGGCGGGATCAAATATATGACGAGATTGCCAGACATTGTGATCGTCCTTGATCAGCAAAAAGAGTATATAGCTCTTCGGGAATGTGCCATTTTGGGAATTCCTACTATTTCTTTAGTCGATACAAATTGTGACCCGGATCTCGCGAATATATCGATTCCAGCCAACGATGACACTATGACTTCAATTCGATTGATTCTTAACAAATTAGTATTTTCAATTTGTGAGGGCCGTTCTCTCTATATAAGAAATCGTTGATTAAGAATATATAGTGAATTCTTGGACAACTGCGTAGATTTATGGAATGACTTACTATATCTTTTTTTGCATAGAATTTGTTTTGCATAGAAAAAAGAAggggaatattgatatatattagAGGGTATTGATATATATTATGATCTGATGTGCTTTCTTGGTATCCTAAATATCAAATTAATAGTTCAAGTTGCTGAGTTGAGAAAGAGATGGTTGAATCAAAAGAATTCCTTTTTTGAAGTTCAATTTTTATCAGAGGACAATATGAAtattataccttgttccattaaaacaCTCAAGGGGTTATACGATATATCGGGTGTAGAAGTAGGCCAACACTTCTATTGGCAAATAGGAGGTTTTCAAATTCATGCCCAGGTACTCATCACTTCTTGGGTCGTAATTACTATCTTGCTAGGTTCAGTTGTCATAGCTGTTCGGAATCCACAAACCATCCCGACCGACGGGcagaatttttttgaatatgtCCTTGAGTTTATTCGAGACTTGAGCAAAACTCAGATTGGAGAAGAATATGGTCCCTGGGTTCCCTTTATTGGAACtatgttcctttttatttttgtttcaaatTGGTCGGGTGCTCTTTTACCTTGGAAAATTATAGAGTTACCCCATGGGGAATTAGCAGCGCCCACGAATGATATAAATACTACTGTTGCTTTAGCTTTACTCACGTCAGCGGCATATTTTTATGCTGGTCTTAGCAAAAAAGGATTGAGCTATTTCGAGAAATATATTAAACCAACCCCAATCCTTTTACCAATTAACATCCTAGAAGATTTCACAAAACCATTATCGCTTAGCTTTCGACTTTTCGGGAATATATTGGCGGATGAAttagtcgttgttgttcttgtttctttAGTCCCCTTAGTAATCCCTATACCGGTCATGTTTCTTGGATTATTTACAAGCGGTATTCAAGCTCTTATTTTTGCAACATTAGCCGCAGCCTATATAGGTGAATCCATGGAGGGTCATCATTGAATTGACTAGTTTTGGAATATAGTATTTTTTTTTTCAGCTTAGCTCAATTCATGCATGGTTCCAGATAATCTGCTTGGTTGCAATAGTTAGAAATGCGTATGAATATATAGCCTAGAGTTGTAGGAGAGAGAATAGAATAGACTATATTATGGAATTTTCAAAGTATATATGCATTAAGGAGGGTGGAGTCAGGCTAGATCTATACTATAATAAATATCCTTAATATCTATAAGTGGAGTCCTCTTTTATGCGGGTTTCCACTTTAAGCAATGATTTTAGAATCCGATTCAATAGAAAATGAGAAAATATGCAAACAAAATAGAAGAAACAAATGTATATAGGATATTGATATTATATTATATATTCCTAGGTTAGATTCATTATCTAATCCGATATATGGATATAGAATTCCCTTCTATGTAGTTCGGACAATTCACATTTCAATTTGATTTCAATTTGTACTTTTTAGTTACTTTACTTCTCCCCAATAGAGCTTAGAAGTAAGAATTTTTTGGTTGATTGTATCCTTAaccatttctttttttttgacacgaggaACTACTCACCATGAATCCACTaattgctgctgcttctgttatTGCTGCTGGATTGGCCGTAGGGCTTGCTTCTATTGGACCTGGAGTTGGTCAAGGTACTGCTGCAGGACAAGCTGTAGAAGGTATTGCGAGACAGCCAGAAGCAGAAGGTAAAATACGAGGTACTTTATTGCTTAGTCTAGCTTTTATGGAAGCTTTAACAATTTATGGACTAGTTGTGGCACTAGCGCTTTTATTTGCGAACCCTTTTGTTTAATCCTAAAAAAAAAAGTTCTTTCGATTTCGATTAgatacttttttctttttttagtaaATTGGTATTTGCTTCCGCAATTCCAATTATATCAATACTTTATTTAATTTACTCCTATTTATTACTCCTGGAATTATCTATTTATCGGGACAGATAATACCGCATTCTAGGAAGGGCTGAGTTGAGTATGATTAATTTAGAAGATATGCTCGCCTTCTTATTTCCCGTCCTTAGTTTAGGAAAGTGGaaagttttttccttttattttaggaATTTTGGGAACGGAACATTTCAACAAAGGAAGCCTTTCACCGGTCAAACAAGACCTAAGACTTAATCTAAAAGAAATTACTAGATTGAATCTATTTGCATTAAAAAAACCGATCAAAAAAGGGCGAGCGAAGTAAGTGATCGAAAAACTTTGTTCTTTGTTCGTCCTATCTATAAGAGGAGAGCATATGAAAAATGTAACCCATTCTTTCGTTTTTTTAGCTCACTGGCCATCCGCTGGCAGTTTCGGGCTTAATACCGATATTTTAGCAACAAATCTAATAAATCTAACTGTAGTGGTtggtgttttgattttttttggaaagggAGTGTGTGCGAGTTGTCTATTTCAAGAATAGATTGGATCTATCCGGCTGCACTTTAGAATATTTTTTAGTATTTTTCGGATAAATAAGAAAAGGGTGCACGATCTCGACGAATTACTTCTGAATAAATTCAGAAATCATATGGAAGAACCATAGCATTTCGCGACTCATTGGTAAATCAATTTTGATTCTCTATAAACCAAGAATGTGAGACCATTAACACGGTTAAAGCTAAACTGCTTGAAGTCCAGGCAAAAAGAGGTACTCTTTCTACAACTATATTAGTATTAGTACCGAATTTAAACGGGAAATAGCTAATGTAAAATTTATCTGATATAGAACACTCATATCGATAAAATGGTTTGAACTATTtactagaaaaaaaaagaaggggcaCCCTGCCCTTTTTTAACCAATGCCGAATCGACGACCTATGTATAAAAAAGAGAAATTTTTtggatttgaagaaaaaaaaaaaagaattctattaattttcattttCCATTTATTTAGTTAGTTTTTCTTAATGAAATTGAAATTATTAACTAAAGggcaaatataaataaagaaacaactttgctgaccatgatatatttttatctaggcGGAAGAGTCCTCTTAATATTTATCTAGTCTTATATAGGTTTCGGTATATTGAAATATAAACATAAAAAATAAGATAGAGGATAGGCTCATTACTTATACTTAAAAAAAGATATGGAAATTGctatagcaaaaaaagaaaaaaaggagcgtGAGAGCCAAATGAATCGAAAGATTCATGTTTGGTTCGGGAAGAGATCATAAAAGTTGTAAACTTACAAAATAATCTACTTTCATTAAAAGATTTATTAGATAATCGAAAACAGAGGATCTTGAGTACTATTCGAAATTCAGAAGAATTGCGTAGAGGGACCATTGAGCAACTCGAAAAAGCTCGGATTCGATTACAGAAAGTCGAACTAGAAGCGGATGAGTATCGAATGAATGGATACTCTGAGATAGAACGAGAAAAAGCAAATTTGATTAATGCTACTTCTATTAGTTTGGAACAATTAGAAAAGTCTAAAAACGAAACCCTTTATTTTGaaaaacaaagggcaatgaatCAGGTCCGACAGCGGGTTTTCCAACAGGCCGTACAAGGAGCTCTAGGAACTCTGAATAGTTGTTTGAATACCGAGTTACATTTCCGTACGATTCGTGCTAATATTGGCATTCTCGGGTCCCTGGAATGGAAGagataattaaattaattaggcCTTGAACTTCTACTTTCGTTTAGAATTTAGGCATTATTTTTCCCCTTGCTTTCGAAAAAAGAGTCAAGAAACACTAATGGCAACCCTTCGAGTCGACGAAATTCATAAAATTCTCCGCGAACGTATTGAACAATATAATAGGAAAGTAGGGATTGAGAATATAGGTCGCGTAGTTCAAGTGGGGGATGGGATTGCTCGTATTATAGGTCTTGGTGAAATAATGTCGGGTGAATTAGTCCAATTTGCAGAAGGTACTAGGGGTATTGCTCTGAATTTGGAATCCAAAAATGTTGGGATTGTATTAATGGGCGATGGGTTGATGATACAAGAGGGCAGTTTTGTAAAAGCAACAGGAAGAATTGCTCAGATACCCGTGAGTGAGGCTTACTTGGGTCGTGTTGTAAATGCTCTGGCTAAACCTATTGATGGGAAAGGCGAAATTATAGCTTCCGAATCTCGCTTAATTGAATCTCCTGCTCCAAGTATAATTTCCAGGCGTTCCGTATACGAACCTCTTCAAACAGGGCTTATTGCTATCGATTCGATGATTCCTATAGGGCGCGGTCAGCGAGAGTTAATTATTGGGGACAGACAGACTGGCAAAACAGCAGTAGCTACAGATACAATTCTCAATCAAAAAGGGCaaggtgtaatatgtgtttatgtAGCTATCGGTCAAAGAGCATCCTCCGTAGCTCAAGTAGTAACTACTTTCCATGAGGAGGGGGCCATGGAATACACTATTGTAGTAGCTGAAATGGCGGATTCACCTGCTACATTACAATACCTCGCTCCTTATACGGGAGCAGCCCTGGCTGAGTATTTTATGTACCGCGAACGGCATACTTTAATAATTTATGATGATCTCTCCAAACAGGCACAAGCTTATCGCCAAATGTCCCTTCTATTAAGAAGACCTCCCGGCCGTGAGGCTTATCCAGGGGATGTTTTTTATTTGCATTCACGCCTTTTAGAAAGAGCCGCTAAATTAAATTCTCTTTTAGGCGAAGGAAGTATGACCGCTTTACCAATAGTTGAGACTCAATCTGGAGACGTTTCCGCCTATATTCCTACTAATGTAATCTCCATTACAGATGGACAAATATTCTTATCGGCGGATCTATTCAATGCCGGAATTCGACCCGCTATTAATGTGGGTATTTCTGTTTCCAGAGTAGGATCCGCGGCTCAAATTAAAGCCATGAAACAAGTAGCTGGCAAATCAAAATTGGAACTAGCTCAATTCGCAGAGTTACAAGCCTTTGCACAATTCGCCTCTGCTCTCGATAAAACAAGTCAGAATCAATTGGCAAGGGGTCGACGATTAAGGGAATTGCTTAAACAATCCCAGGCAAATCCTCTCCCAGTGGAAGAGCAGATAGCTACTATTTATACCGGAACAAGAGGATATCTTGATTCGTTAGAAATCGAACAGGTAAATAAATTTCTGGATGAGTTACGTAAACACCTAAAAGATACTAAACCTCAATTCCAAGAAATTATATCTTCTAGCAAGACATTCACCGAGCAAGCGGAAATCCTTTTGAAGGAAGCTATTCAGGAACAGCTGGAACGGTTTTCCCTTCAGTAACAAATAAATTTGGCATATCTACTCTTGTTATTTTGCATGTCTACTCTTGTTATTTGAATCATGCAaaaaagttttctttgtttttagttTAGTATAGTTATTTAAAGAATAGATAGAAATAAGATTGCGTCCAATAGGATTTGAACCTATACCAAAGGTTTAGAAGACCTCTGTCCTATCCATTAGACAATGGACGCTTTTCTTTCgtattttattctttcttttattctttcttttatttgttgtcttcttccgagAAAAAACTGTTAGACCAAAACTCTTTTAGGAAATCAAAAAATCCAGATACAAATGGATGATGTATATATCATGCATATATCATTAAAGAAGGAGTATGGGGCCGGTAGTGGGAATCGAACCCGCAACCCCAAGGTTATGAGACTTATGAGCTACCAAACTGCTCTATACTCTTAAACTAAAGAGGGGTAACTAGTGGATAAAAGAGGGTTCGATACGTCCCTCTACCATATCTATACAAATAGAATAGTCCATTTATACAGAATGGTAAAGAGGGCTCCTCTATGATTATCAATTCCAGAAATCCATACAAATACGAAAGGGTATTTTATCCTTACCAACTGGATCTTGTTGCACCCGGTAATAAACATTCATAAACCATTTCTCGAAGTACGTGTCCGGATAGCCCAAAATGTCGATAGTTAGCTCTAGGTCTTCCGGTCAAAAAACAACGTCGATGAAGGCGTGTAGGTGCACTATTACGCGGTAGGGATTGcaatttttctcgcattttcgttttTTCACTCAAACTCAAGGGAGAAACTTTGCTTCTTATCTTTTTTTTTAAAGATTGACgaatcaaatgatatttctgttctAATTTCTGCCGCTTCTTCTCCCTCTGAATCAAACTCTTTTTTGCCATAATGTGCCGTTGCTATTATTATCAAGTATACGGTTCTAATCCTAGatggaaaaataaatagaaaaagaaatttaAGAAGGCGGATCCTCCCTCTCTATCAAGAGTAATGAACTAGGTGCTGATACAGTACAAAAAAACAAACTAAATTAACCAAACTTGCCTGATGTTGAGGCAATCAAGAAAGCTGCATAAGTGAATATATAACCCACGGAAAAGTGAGCTAATCCAACCAATCTTGCTTGCACAATGGAAAGAGCCACAGGCTTATCTCTCCAGCGAATTAAATTAGCTAAAGGTGTGCGTTCATGAGCCCATGCTAAAGTCTCAATTAATTCCTGCCAATACCCCCGCCAAGAAATTAAGAACATAAATCCAGTAGCCCAAACAAGATGTCCAAATAAGAACATCCAAGCCCATACCGATAAACTATTCATCCCAAAAGGATTATATCCATTGATAAGTTGTGAAGAGTTTAACCATAGGTAATCTCTTAACCATCCCATCAAATAAgtggaggattcattaaattgtgAAACGTTGCCCTGCCATAATGTGATATGTTTCCAATGCCAATAAAAAGTAACCCACCCAATGGTATTTAACATCCAGAAAACTGCCAAATAAAATGCGTCCCAAGCAGAAATATCACAAGTACCGCCGCGCCCTGGGCCGTCACAAGGAAAACTATACCCAAAATCCTTTTTATCCGGCATTAATTTGGAACCGCGTGCGTCTAAAGCGCCCTTTACTAAAATCAATGTAGTTGTATGCAAACCTAGAGCAATAGCATGATGAACCAAGAAATCCCCAGGTCCTATTGTTAAGAAAAGCGAATTACTATTCTCATTAACAGCATTCAACCATCCGGGCAACCATAGGCTTCGACCCGCATTGAAAGCGGggccattcgttgaagataagagtATATCGAACCCATATGTCGTCTTGCCATGAGCAGATTGTATCCATTGGGCAAATATA
The Hordeum vulgare subsp. vulgare unplaced genomic scaffold, MorexV3_pseudomolecules_assembly, whole genome shotgun sequence genome window above contains:
- the LOC123421960 gene encoding DNA-directed RNA polymerase subunit beta'', whose protein sequence is MAERANLVFHNKEIDGTGMKRLISRLIDHFGMGYTSHILDQLKTLGFYQATTTSISLGIEDLLTIPSKGWLVQDAEQQSFLLEKHYYYGAVHAVEKLRQSVEIWYATSEYLKQEMNSNFRITDPSNPVYLMSFSGARGNASQVHQLVGMRGLMSDPQGQMIDLPIQSNLREGLSLTEYIISCYGARKGVVDTAVRTADAGYLTRRLVEVVQHIIVRRRDCGTIRGISVSPQNGMTEKLFVQTLIGRVLADDIYIGSRCIAARNQDIGIGLVNRFITAFRAQPFRAQPIYIRTPFTCRSTSWICQLCYGRSPTHSDLVELGEAVGIIAGQSIGEPGTQLTLRTFHTGGVFTGGTADLVRSPSNGKIQFNENLVHPTRTRHGQPAFLCYIDLHVTIQSQDILYSVNIPSKSLILVQNDQYVKSEQVIAEIRAGTSTLHFKERVQKHIYSESDGEMHWSTDVYHAPEYQYGNLRRLPKTSHLWILSVSMCRSSIASFSLHKDQDQMNTYGKKDREILDYSTSDRIMSNGHWNLIYPSIFQDNSDLLAKKRRNRFVIPLQYHQEQEKELISCFGISIEIPFMGVLRRNTIFAYFDDPRYRKDKKGSGIVKFRYRTLEEEYRTRAEDSEEEYETLEHEYRTREDEYETLEESKYGILEDEYEYETLENEYGSPENKYGNPENEYRTLEKDSEEEYGNPESKYRTQEDEYGTLEEDSEDEYGSPGESGEEKYGTLEEDSEEDSEDEYESPEEDSILKKEGLIEHRGTKEFSLKYQKEVDRFFFILQELHILPRSSSLKILDNSIIGVDTQLTKNTRSGLGGLVRVKRKKSHTELKIFSGDIHFPEEADKILGGCLIPPERQKKDSKESKKKKNWVYVQRKKILKSKEKYFVSVRPTVAYEMDEGRNLATLFPQDLLQEENNLQIRLVNFIYHENSKLTQRIYHTNSQFVRTCLVVNWEQEEKEKAGASLVEVRANDLIRDFLRIELVKSTISYTRKRYDRTSGGPTPHNRLDRANSNSFYSKAKIESLSQHQEAIGTLLNRNKEYQSLMILSASNCSRIGLFKNSKHPNAIKEWNPRIPILEIFGPLGAIVASISHFSSSYYLLTHNKILLKKYLFVDNLKQTFQVLQELKYSLIDENKRISNFDSNIMLDPFLLNCHFVHHDSWEETLAIIHLGQFICENVCLFKSHIKKSGQIFSVNMDSFVIRAAKPYLATTGATVNGHYGEILYKGDRLVTFIYEKSRSSDITQGLPKVEQIFEARSIDSLSPNLERRIEDWNERIPRILGVPWGFLIGAELTIAQSRISLVNKIQKVYRSQGVQIHNRHIEIIIRQVTSKVRVSEDGMSNVFSPGELIGLLRAERAGRALDESIYYRAILLGITRASLNTQSFISEASFQETARVLAKAALRGRIDWLKGLKENVVLGGIIPVGTGFQKFVHRSPQDKNLYFEIKKKNLFASEMRDFLFLHTELVSSDSDVTNNFYET
- the LOC123421964 gene encoding ATP synthase subunit alpha, chloroplastic, with product MATLRVDEIHKILRERIEQYNRKVGIENIGRVVQVGDGIARIIGLGEIMSGELVQFAEGTRGIALNLESKNVGIVLMGDGLMIQEGSFVKATGRIAQIPVSEAYLGRVVNALAKPIDGKGEIIASESRLIESPAPSIISRRSVYEPLQTGLIAIDSMIPIGRGQRELIIGDRQTGKTAVATDTILNQKGQGVICVYVAIGQRASSVAQVVTTFHEEGAMEYTIVVAEMADSPATLQYLAPYTGAALAEYFMYRERHTLIIYDDLSKQAQAYRQMSLLLRRPPGREAYPGDVFYLHSRLLERAAKLNSLLGEGSMTALPIVETQSGDVSAYIPTNVISITDGQIFLSADLFNAGIRPAINVGISVSRVGSAAQIKAMKQVAGKSKLELAQFAELQAFAQFASALDKTSQNQLARGRRLRELLKQSQANPLPVEEQIATIYTGTRGYLDSLEIEQVNKFLDELRKHLKDTKPQFQEIISSSKTFTEQAEILLKEAIQEQLERFSLQ
- the LOC123421967 gene encoding ATP synthase subunit a, chloroplastic translates to MCFLGILNIKLIVQVAELRKRWLNQKNSFFEVQFLSEDNMNIIPCSIKTLKGLYDISGVEVGQHFYWQIGGFQIHAQVLITSWVVITILLGSVVIAVRNPQTIPTDGQNFFEYVLEFIRDLSKTQIGEEYGPWVPFIGTMFLFIFVSNWSGALLPWKIIELPHGELAAPTNDINTTVALALLTSAAYFYAGLSKKGLSYFEKYIKPTPILLPINILEDFTKPLSLSFRLFGNILADELVVVVLVSLVPLVIPIPVMFLGLFTSGIQALIFATLAAAYIGESMEGHH